Genomic segment of Primulina tabacum isolate GXHZ01 chromosome 11, ASM2559414v2, whole genome shotgun sequence:
taacttcgaggacgaaattttatttaagggggtaGGAATTGTAAAGTCCAAAATTAatacgacgtaatccaactgcatgcaaatataggaaatatgaaaaatggttaattaaatgattttaattgcttaattgattatgtgacatgtttacatgatgttttagtagttttctacttacatgcattaaaatgtaattttaagggttattcgagttgtgatcgaggaacggagaccgaaggctgaaaaatggaaaataattttattaaataattgtttttaattatttaaaatatggttgatattttttcatatttttgaaaatatgaggttttgaggtgattttatacgtcgggacgtaaattttatcgttgttgatttttcaacaaaaatacaagcgttttggcaacccggctaataattaaaaaacttttctaaacaaaatattttaattaaacactaatagGCTTAATGGACCTAGTTAGCaaggttaatgggcctaagctagcAATTAGAGtttaattaggattttaagCAATATTTAAAACTAAAAACCTACCCTAAACCCTCAAAACCCAACGCCCACTTTCAGATTTCACTCCAAAATTCTCCCCACCAGCAACACAGCACACACATCATAATAAGAGAGGAAAAGCTTGggttttttgaagaaaaattcagcCTAGGAGTCTACGTCACCGTTCTTCTCATCGTTGCTTCGTTTTCGTGCAAAGGCACGCATATTTCTTTtcttcaaacatcatcacaccataatatgtatTTATGTATGAATTGTATGATATACAAATGACACTTTTTATTGTTTTCGTTTTTGCATAAACATGAACTTTTAAGGCATGGTTTTTGATCCAAAACTTGTTGTATACTTCctaaaaggggctgccatgattaggacatgaTCAAGAATGGTTTTAAAACGATTTAGGGTCCTAGACACACACCATATATACTGCAAAAACGAAGGAAACGAGCTGGAAACCAAAATCGGTTGTGCGGTGTCAAGTGCTCGGGTTGCACGACTTGTGCTTGGCTTGGGTTTCGGTTggaccagggctgggctagaGTCTCGTGAGGGGTCAGagagggagtcctagccacgctaggactcgagtcaagagggctggggaggagtcctagctaACCCGAGAGCACATGTGATGCGCGCATGGTGCAGCCGCGCAGGGGAGGAAAGGCTCGGCCAAGGGGGCttcgggctgggctagggtgagtccttagggtcctaggtgggTGCACAAGAGGCTGGTTCAAGGCCTGATCCggtggctaggtcctaggcatgtaaacaagagtcctagtctTGGTGGGAGTTCTCGGCCATGGCATGTGTTGCTTTGTGACTTcggttttgtgtcaaggggctGGGTCATGGGGTCCTGGCTGGTCATGGGTCCATAGGTGGTCTGGGAAGGGGTTTGCTCGGGATGGCTCGGGTGCGGCTCGAGAAAAATTGAGGGTGGCTCGAAGGGTTAGGGTGGCTCGAGTTAGGGTTTTCTTTTGTtctaaaaattcaaaacatggctcacgggggtcgagtcgtggttcacgagggctaaattGATATAAAAAGTAAGTTTTAGATTTAGGaattattattaaagttagaaattattcgggattaaaacgcgttaaaaatgattaattaaatattaattaaaaagtataaaatttaatctaaataaaattatgggaaaattaatttaggattaaataattatttgggacatgttagagccaacgaaattaagaaaaagtaagATTCGAAGAATTTTACGtcaaggggtaaaacggtaattttacccccaaaaaattagtaaacgtcatggcagtgccctaatttctgttttatatgttaatatgcttattttaaatgtttatggatttttatggtttaaatatggacatttaaaagatatgttgcatgcttggtttaaaaggaaaaaatgatattatcatgcatgtttttataagtgatggacatacgaatgttgaaggatgtgaagggattgtgactaatacgatgatacgatgatatgttaatacgtaaggccaaggctcagttgacgggtgagagtgtcgctgatgtccccgcccagtactgtgattacatgtagatggatctatcgcctccaatatgaatacgaaagtcacagtcAACAATTTGAATTcaacgaacatgaatatgaatatgaatatgaatatgttgatggtGATGTGGTTATGTTTATGTTAataagaaaatgtttatgattttacatgtttatgaaaatgttattttacgtaaaattattttcactattgcatgtgatctgcattacgtattatttgttatcaagaataagttgtgttgagtctttagactcactaggtgtgatcgatgtaggtgagtatgatgttgagggtagtggaggtcttgatgcttgatttgactggactggaggtgcacataacccgaggatcagcgcttctatttttcgcactatgattttaagtttatgattatgttaaagattttacaactttttattttatgctttgagtggtttttgaaagGTTTTAATATGGGcaatacttttcaaattattgatttttaggtttggtaaacattcgacgatttcatgttttgacgatttcttttgattttcaatactagttggttgttttattttgaaaatggtgcaaaaatattttatatatttgttaaaGGGTTCGGCCGATTCCATAGttggtttaaaaaaatttatttctagtactttttaagcaaaacgagtagTGAACGTTTCAGGTTATTCGATTTGCGATCGAAGACcggagaccgagggctaaaaatggaaaataattttattaaataattttttttaattatttaaaatatggttgatgttttttcttattttttaaaataatgagttttggggtgattttatacgccgggacgtaatttttatcggtgttagattttcaacaaaaatgcaaacttttgacaacccggctgaTAAATtaacaaactttattaaacaaaataatttttaaaagcaCTATTGGCTTGATGGGCCTAATAAACCTTGTTAATGGACCTAAGCTAccattagtattttaattaattatttataagcCAAAACCCTACCCCATATCAACATAACCCACGCCCCACTCCCCTTAACCCCTCAAACTCTTTTGTCCCACAccatcacacggcacacacaagggTTTTGAAGAAGGAAGCATCGAAATTTCTCAAGGTTTTCAAGTCATCGTCTTCTCGtcatcgttcttcgattcgtcaacgtaaattcgtgcgttaaatacacaaaggcacgccatattctttcttttacttatccatcacaccataatatgtatttgaatgtgttttgtatgaaaaacaagttggaCCTTTGAatcactagtagaaaaatcggatTTTACTTCGACAGACGTTACTTCGGCAATAATAAATTAAGAAGTAATACATTACCAATAACTTCAGTAATAACACAAGCGAAGTAAAATAATATGTTTTACTTCGGATGTTTAAAAACACTGGCTTcactgtatttttttattatattttacttcggcatatcaatgttgatgaagtaaaaaataaggaaaataagttcatactgaagtaaaaagatgaaccgataagtttaattaatttaatatcgaTTATATCATATATCCTTCAGACGAGCTCATTTCGATCGATCcacattttccttcaaaattaaccCTAATTTCAGTCTTCTTCGCTTCGAACCGCGCCGCGCCGCCGCCATTCCACGCACCGTCGCCGCCGTTCCACCACCGAGAAAGAAGAAGGCGGGACGAACAACACCACCACTACCACCACCGTTCCAAGCACCGAGAGGGAAGCTGCAACTGGAGATACACCACGTTCGCTTCGAACCACCAACACCACCGCCGTTCCATTCACCGAGAGGGAAGCAAAACACcaacaccaccaccaccaccaccgttcAAAGCACTGAGACGGAAGAAGCGACTGAGATACACAACCGCCATCCCCTGCGCCTTTGTTTCTTCTCCATTTTGACTGGAACTATATTGCTTTACCTGTGTTAGTTCGTCACCAGTTTCCCGAGGTATGGTATTGATTGGAACGATAATTGGTTAATTTCTTGTTGTCGCCTTGGTTGTCCGTCTCTGGGTTCCTAATTTTCGGCACATGTGAGAGTAATTCAAATCAAAATTAATTAGGAACAATGATGCTTTATTTTCATCAATAGGTAGTCTTATTTCGTTTTTTTTTGCGttcaagaaattaaattgaaaatgacattattaaatgtaatattttcaggtttagatcaaatttattgttatatatttcTGGTATTTTGCTGTATTGAAATGGATAAATCTTGGATTCACTCGGATAGAGGTCAAACAGTACGAGGAGGGTGTGGAACTGTTTATCAGAGGTTGTTTAGAGAATCCCTATATTGACCCCAATTTAATTCATTGTCCTTGTTGCAaatgtaaaaatcttaaaaaaagacCAGCTAAGTCCATTCGAGAGCATCTTTATTTCCATGGTTTTAGTCCAAATTATGTGAATTGGATTTGGCACGGTGAGTCTGCTGAAAGTGAAAAAGTATATTGGAGCACCAACAAGGAGCCAATTGGTAACTATCACGGAGACTTTGAAACCACTAATATGTGTGAGGCAGCATATGATAACTATACAGAAAATCCAGAAgcgtttatggaatttttggaGGAAGCATAGAAACCTTTGTATAATGGATGTAAGCGTTACACAAAGTTGAGTGCAATTGTGAAAATATACAACACCAAAGCAAAGCATGGGATGAGTGACGCTCTATTTTCCGATCTACTAATGGATTTTGGGGATATGCTACCAGATAATCACAACCTGCCAACCAAAATGTATGATGTAAAAAAGACATTGAGTTTTTTGGCGTTGAGTCATGAAAAGATTCATGCTTGTTCCAATGATTGCATTCTTTATAGGAAGCAATATAAAGACTGCGTAAACTGCCCTAAATGTGGCTTGTCACGGTGGAAGCTAACTAAGAAGAACGTTGAGAATAAAAGGTGTTCCTACAAAGGTGTTGTGGTATTTCCCTCCCATACCAAGATTTAAGCGCATGTTTAAATCTGTACATACCTCCAAAAATTTAACATGGCATGCAGAAACCACAGGAGTTCCCGGTCAGTTACGTCATCCAGCTGATTCACCATCTTGGAAGTTGGTGGATCATATGTGGCCCGACTTTGAAAGTGAACCAAGAAATCTTCGCCTGGCACTTGCAGCTGATGGCATTAATCCTTATAGCAACCTTAGTAGTCGGTACAATTGCTGGCCAATTATGTTGGTCACCTATAATTTGCCTCCAAACATGTGTATGAAGAGAAAATTATTCATGCTAACTATGCTCATTTCAGGGCCTAAAATGCCAGGAAACGATATAGATGTCTATCTTGATGTGTTAGTTGAAGATTTGCAACGATTGTGGGATGGAGTTGATGGTGTCTATGATGCTTATCGAAGACAATTTTTCACTCTTAAAGAAGTCTTATTATGGACCATCAATGACTTTCCAGCCTATGGTAACCTTAGTGGATGTACTACACATGGTTATTATGCATGCCCAGTATGCAAAGAAGATACTTGTGCAAAGCATTTGGAAAATGGGAAGAAAATGTCATTTGTTGGTCATAGACGATTCCTACCACGGTTTCATCCATATCGGAGGCAAATGAAAGAGTTCGATGGTATGGAAGAACATGGAGAATCATCAACACCATTATCTGGGGTTGCTTTGTTTGACATGCTTTCTGACATAAGGTGTGTTTTCGGAAATAAGATTAGTGTGAAAGGTaaaaagagaaagaatgcaAATGACAATAATTTGGAAGATAGTAAAGAAGAAAAAGATTTTGGATCAACAGATTTCAGAAAATGTTGGAAgaagaaatcaatttttttcaatCTTCCTCATTGGAAACACCTGCACGTTAGGCATTGTCTCGGTGTGATGAACATAGAGAAAAATGTTTTCGAATCTCTCATTAATACTTTGATGAATGTTAAAGGAAAAACCAAGGACAGTGTGGCAGCTAGGTTGGAGATGGTTCAAATGGGAGTTAGGCCTGAATTGGCACCCAAATTTGGTGAAAAAAGAACATATCTTCCTCCTGCTGCATGCTCATTCACAAAAAAAGAAAAGTTACAAGTTTGTCAGTCGATAATGGATATAAAAGTCCCAGAAGGTTTCTCATCGAACCTGAAAAATCTTGTTTCCTTGTCTGAGTTTAAATTGATTGGcttgaaatctcatgattgtcatGTTCTAATGCAGCATTTCCTGCCAATACTCATACGCGATGCGTTACCAAAACATGTTAGATATGCCATCAAAAGATtatgcttcttcttcaaagatATTTGTTGCAAGGTGATAGATGTAGCCAAGTTAGATAAGCTGAAATTTGACTTGGTTGTTACATTCTGCTTGTTGGAGCAGTATTTCCCCCCTTCTTTCTTCGATGTCATGCTTCACTTAACAGTTCATCTTGTTCGAGAAGTTCGATTGTGTGGACCAGTGTACTTCCGGTGGATGTACCCATTCGAAAGATCCATGAAGGTGCTTAAGAGTTATGTAGGCAGTCGAAAACATCCTGAAGGTTGcattgttcagagatattcagATGAAGAAGCAATTGAGTTTTGTTCGGAATACCTAAATGACCTTGATCCTATTGTGGTCCCTCAATCAAATCGCGATCCCAAATCAAACATTCCTGGCTTCTTAGCATGCAAAACACCAATTATAGTGCCACAAGTTGACCTTCAACAAGCACATTTGACTGTGCTGGAAAATACAGAAGAAGTATCTCCCTATATTATATAAGTGTATTGCATTAATCTATAATTCTGCACCCATGTGATTGTCAATATTTAATATCCAACACAAATTGCTATATAAATATTTCCACAGTGAACATAAATATTTCCTGAAGTCAATGTTTCCGAAAAAAGAGAAAGATGAAAGGTGGATACAAGATGCTCACAATAAGAAGTTCATTGACTGGTTTCGTGCAAAGGTTAGGTGGATAAATCTGCCTTATGCATTTTGCGGTGAACATTTTGTAGCTAGTATTTTAATCACCCTATTCTAATTGTATAAATGTCAGGTGGATGCTGAAATAGATAGCTGCAATGGTGGAACGACATAAACATTGACATGGCTGGCTCATGGTCCACGTGGGCAAGTCATTAAGTATAGTAGTTACGTGATAAATGGCAATTTATACCAAACAAAGGCACGGGATGATGAGAGAGTTTGCCAAAACAGTGGGGTTTCTCTAGTTGCTAGCACCATGCTTGTCTGTAGTGCCAAAGAAAAGAATCCCTTGATGACTGATGTGACTTTCTATGGAGTGATTGAAGAAATATGGGAGTTGGactatcatcaatttcaagttCCTCTTTTCAAATATGCGTGGGTTGCAAATGACAAAGGAGTAATCAACAATGATGAATGTGGATTCACCTTGGTCAATATGAACAAAATAGGGCACAAGAATGACTCATTTGTCCTTGCAAGTCAAGTCAATCAAGTCTTTTATATTGATGACCCATTACAAAAAGGGTGGTCAATTGTACTCCCTGTGCCAAATCGATGTTACAAGGGAGATGATGATGATTGGACTAGTATTCCTGATTCTCGACCAATTGATGATGTTGATACTCATTGTATTCCGGCTCATGAAAGTTACTTTAGATCAGAAACTGAGGGTGGCTGGGAAACGAACAAGAAAAAATGATGTTTTTCACTTTTATGTCATGTTTTTTGTTGTGCTATAAACATAACCTCATTGCTATTATTTATGtcatgtttattatttatgtcagGTTTCTACAAGtcatgtttattatttatgttattattgTTTCTGTTATTATTTATGTCATGTTTATACATGTCTtattagaattattgtttatgttattttaatgGTTAATGTTATTGTGTAGGTTTTAACATTGGTTTCATTCATGTAAATATGTAGAAAAAAGCTCAATGGGTCGTAAAAAAAAGGAATCAAATGCTACAGTTGAGATGATACAAGGAGTACATGATGATAAGCTAAATGAAGTTACTAATGCAGAGCACCCTGTACTTACTGATGGAGAAGAACATCCTGTAGATGTGCAAAGGAACAAGCGAGGCCCTACGTTGATGGGTAAACTAATTGCTACTACCGGATGGGGGAAAAAAGCAAAGATTGATTATGATGACATGGGGCGGCCAGCATACAATGCAAATGGAAGGGCTTTACAATCATACATTGGTTCTATTGCTAGAGCCATGGTGCCAATCAGTATAATGTCATGGCCTGAAGTTCCAGAaaacataaaacaaaaactgTGGGAAGAGATCTCGGTAAGTACAAGCTTCAATTTGAATTTACAGTCATACTTGCACCTCTAACTAATCTGTTTTTGTTGCAGAATGTCTTTGAACTAGCGCCACAAAGTAAGTATGTTGTGATGAATTCAGCATCTCAGAAGTGGCgagatttcaaaaacaaattGACTAGTAGATTTGTTTGGCCGAACAAAGATAATCCTGAAAAGTTGATTTCTCCACCAAGTCAGTATCAACTCCCAATAGCAGATTGGAAAGCATTTGTGGATGCGAGACTGGATCCATCATGGGAGGTACTTTAATAATTGATATGTTTCCTCacgaatttattaaattcaatacTTAACTGAGCCAACATAATGATGTAGGTTACTCATGAAAAAAAAACAACGGACCATGCATTGTAAATATCACCACAGAATGTTTCGCAAGGGTTACATTGGCTTGGAGGCTGAACTGATAAGAAACAAAGCaatatatttgtaatttttagCATGTTCTTCATGTTATTAAACatatgaattttaaaattgtagCGGAACAAAAACTTGGTTGCTGAAGATGAGGAAGTTCATAGATCTGTGATTTGGCGTAAAGCTCGATAAGACAAATCTAGCAACATAACATGTTCGGAGACATCAGAAATAGCTGAAAAAATTGTAAATGTTTAGTTTTATTCAATCGCCATATTGCCTAGATAAATAACATTGTAGTTTGTGAATTGATTTGTCATGTCTCCAATTGTAGGATGAATTGTTGGAAAAGAAAGGCAAGGGAGAGTTCAAATATTTTGGAATGAATGACGTGTTAACCGCTGCCTTAGGAAGCCAAGAACACTATGGAAGGGTTCGAGGTGTGGGAGGTTTCGTAAAACCACAAGTATACTTTAAAACTCCAAGAAAGAAGAGGGAAACAATCTTAAAAGCTGTGAATGAAAATGTAAAAGCACAATAGGAGGAGACTAAAAGTTTGAAAGCTGAATTGGAGATGCTGAGGTCTCAACTTGCTGCTGTGATTCAATTAATCAATGATCGATCTTTTGAGACTGTAGCATCAAACAAGTTCTCATGAGTGAAAGACTCAAAATTGTCAGATGATGTGGAAGAAGTTTATGATTGCGGCACTTCATATACGAAGGTTGTATGTCTCTGAATTTAAtgtcaattaaattttattcacctccatataaaaatatatcatgtcTTTTTGTTCTTGAAAGGGGAAAAAATGTCATCTGGCTGTAAAAGAACGCGAAAACATGGTGACTTATGGCACAATAATATCAGAAGGAGGTCCAAATGTTATGATTCACCATGTTCCACTTGGGGAAGAGAACTTCAAGGTATCTATTGATGTTGTCTTAGATGAAAAAGCACAGCCTCCGATCCCAATTAAGTTTGGACCAACAATCATCAATGATGCTGTTGAAGTCATTGTTGGTTGGCCTAAAGAGTTGGTTATTTTTCCAACGACAAAGGTACTTTAGGTTTTTCATTTGACTTTGTGTTTGCAATTGTCAGATATGTTGCTcgaacaattttttattttaaaatacttgtatgaataatattttaaattgtagagGAAGGGGAAACCTCAATCATTTGCGATTGCGAATGTTCCTGGTCAGCGCAACAAGTTCAAAGAAATTGAAAAAACATTACCCATGTCGTGCAAGTATATCTACTCTCATGTTGTTAGATTGTTGAATGAATCGGATACCATATACATTGAGTTTGAGGACGCTATGTTTGGACATCCTAAAAGCATACGGTTGCTAAGAAAAGATATCTTACGCTTTATGGAGATCAGGGAGATAGGTGCCAGACAAATTTTAGTTTACATGGGGTATATATAATGTCTAACTTACAATATTTGtgcatttatataatatttttgtgGTACTTgttcatattttgaaaattttctaaacGATATATTTGGCATCTATATCTTGCAGTCACCTCTACAAatatttgaaggaaaaagaCAAGGCTGATTATTTTTCGTTTGTGGATCCCGGTAATATACCTACATGCCCGATTGGCACAGATGGCCGTGACTTATCACAACATATTGCTGACCAGTTGGAAGCAGTGTGTAGAGATAGCATCTGCCTCATCCCATACAACACTGGGTAagattttagttatttatagatttCTACTTCATGATAGTCAATGCTGTAATTTCATTTTTTCAGGTACCATTGGATCTTGACTATCGTCAACGAAGATAAGAATATGATACATTTATTGGATTCTACGTCTAACAGAAACCGAGATGATACATGGAAAACTATTGTGACAAAGTAGGTAGTAGCTTATGTTGATTTTGAATACATTAACTTataaatatgcaaaaaaataaCTTCTTACTTTTTAAAATGTAGTGGGGTGAAGATGTACAATGCCTCGAAGGGTATTTCTAAAGGGCcaggttttaaaatattgacGGTATGTATCGTACTTATTTATGAATACATGAATTGATAGTGGTTATTAATTAGATTGTGATTGTTGCATTAACTTTTCAATTCCATTATAGGGTAATCTAAAACAAAGTGGTTCTGTTGAATGTGGATATTGTGTGATGAGGTACATGAAAGAGATAGTCGATTGCGATGATCCACGGTTGGAGAAGATGGTGAGTTTCTTCTTGGGAtaaatttgttgattgattgagatgaattgttgccattaagatatattttattgttgagataatgtgttgtcattgggatatattttattgttgatataattgcttgagatgaattgttgtcattgtgatatattttatattagtgATATTTTAGCTAAACACAGTAACTTGTTTGCCTTTGGATTCTGCAGATTTTATATTAGTGAAATATGGATTTTGTATTCAGATTTTAGCAGTACCGTAGCTGCTAAAATTCATATTTTGTATGTTGGATTCTGCACTGTGAATAACCACTGATATTAGTGAATAACCATTGATGTTAGCCGAGTCAGAAACCATAGGCTCTTCAATGAAAAGTTTCATGAATTGGTAGCCAGAAACCATATCATCTTGAATAACCACTGATATTAGTGAATTGGGTCTAGAAATTGAAAAGTTTCATGAATTGGTAACTCTTGAAAACTATACAGATCCCCATGATTCTTCAAATCCGTACCATTGCATAATATTGCTTTTACCTATCTTCTTCGTTCATTTTCCTTTGTTGTATCTACAGAGAGTtcttaaatgctttaattaagtTCCCTGTTCTTTTAGTTTGTAGTTCCAGTAATACAAATTGAGATACAAAACTGTTATGGAATTGTTAACTTGGTGAACTTAGCAATGAAAAGTCCACTCGTAAACGAAGTTGATGGATCGAAACGCAGTGTCTTTGGTATTCTTGCAAGGCTAACCCTTTGCATCTTCTATCTCTACCAATTCTGTAAAAATGGTTTTCCTTCTTGCATAGCTTTATATCCAAGTTGTCATCTTCATGTCTTCACTCCCTTCGTTAACTTGTAGCCGAGAACTTGAAATGcatattttgtgatttttggacTTTTCTGCCGAGAAATTGTACATTCACATTAACCAAAAACAATTCAAAACAGAAATTCTAGACATTTTTTGGTTATGTGATTTTTGGACTTTTCTGTCCAAGCATCTGTGTTTTCAGTCGAGAACTGGTACAGTCATATTGTATGCTGATGCACGATCAGATTTTCCTTTGAGTCGATTCTTGGTTGCATGCTTCATTAATTGGTTTCTCAGTTTTGAGAAGTTCTCACACACGGCTGTTAGCATATCTGTAATTTTTTGTCATTATATCTccattgtttttttatttaagtgCCAACATATATGTAATATGTTCAGATTTCCATCAATTTAAAtactttttaaatatatatctgtcaatttttatttaaaatagaagaatctaatacattttttttttaaatttcagtttGCATTATGCATCAAGAACCAATTTTACAACCAATCTCAATATGATGAGGTCAGAAGTGAATTTGTCTACTCCTATGTAGGTGCTTAAATGGATGGTGTATGTtgggataaatattttgtttgtcattgtggatttttggatatacttttggttttgtggatatatttttgggttatttgttgattgatgaatatgtaattgtggattcatggatattcatcatttttagatggataatttatgaatttaattatattagtgtattaagtcatatattgcgaagtctttttttaacaattacttcatcaaaataaaaaataatgaagtgtAACAGATAAATTACTTCGTTGTTATTtgcaaattgtgaagtaacataatattaaatacttCGTCAATAAGAAATAAGACGAAGTGATAGAATTAATTTACTTCACCATTGTTCTGTAAAAACGAAGTTGTTTTGCGCAATTACTTCACcaaaatacaaattattgaagtctttcgaaccacttacttcgtcactaaatgtaaattgtgaagtaacataatataaaatacttcaacaaataggataaatgctgaagttataaattatatttacttcaacaaataggataaattgtGAAGTTGTTTGCGTCTATTACTTCACCAAAATACA
This window contains:
- the LOC142518286 gene encoding uncharacterized protein LOC142518286 yields the protein MGRKKKESNATVEMIQGVHDDKLNEVTNAEHPVLTDGEEHPVDVQRNKRGPTLMGKLIATTGWGKKAKIDYDDMGRPAYNANGRALQSYIGSIARAMVPISIMSWPEVPENIKQKLWEEISNVFELAPQSKYVVMNSASQKWRDFKNKLTSRFVWPNKDNPEKLISPPSQYQLPIADWKAFVDARLDPSWEDELLEKKGKGEFKYFGMNDVLTAALGSQEHYGRVRGVGGFVKPQVYFKTPRKKRETILKAVNENVKAQ
- the LOC142518289 gene encoding uncharacterized protein LOC142518289; amino-acid sequence: MFGHPKSIRLLRKDILRFMEIREIGARQILVYMGHLYKYLKEKDKADYFSFVDPGNIPTCPIGTDGRDLSQHIADQLEAVCRDSICLIPYNTGYHWILTIVNEDKNMIHLLDSTSNRNRDDTWKTIVTNGVKMYNASKGISKGPGFKILTGNLKQSGSVECGYCVMRYMKEIVDCDDPRLEKMILY